One window of the Leucoraja erinacea ecotype New England unplaced genomic scaffold, Leri_hhj_1 Leri_1209S, whole genome shotgun sequence genome contains the following:
- the LOC129715503 gene encoding histone H2AX-like: MSGRGKTSGKARAKAKSRSSRAGLQFPVGRVHRHLRKGNYAQRVGAGAPVYLAAVLEYLTAEILELAGNAARDNKKSRIIPRHLQLAVRNDEELNKLLGGVTIAQGGVLPNIQAVLLPKKTGGTNK, from the coding sequence ATGTCTGGACGAGGAAAAACCAGCGGCAAAGCTCGGGCCAAGGCCAAGTCTCGCTCGTCCCGGGCTGGACTGCAGTTCCCGGTCGGTCGTGTTCATAGGCACTTGAGGAAAGGCAACTATGCTCAGCGGGTGGGTGCAGGAGCCCCTGTCTATCTGGCTGCTGTGCTCGAGTATCTGACGGCTGAAATCCTCGAGCTGGCCGGCAACGCAGCCCGGGACAACAAGAAGAGCCGCATCATCCCCAGACATCTGCAGCTGGCCGTCCGCAACGACGAGGAGCTCAACAAGCTGCTGGGAGGGGTGACCATCGCTCAGGGCGGTGTGTTGCCCAATATCCAGGCCGTGTTGTTGCCCAAGAAAACCGGCGGAACGAACAAGTAA
- the LOC129715501 gene encoding histone H4 has product MSGRGKGGKGLGKGGAKRHRKVLRDNIQGITKPAIRRLARRGGVKRISGLIYEETRGVLKVFLENVIRDAVTYTEHAKRKTVTAMDVVYALKRQGRTLYGFGG; this is encoded by the coding sequence ATGTCTGGCAGAGGGAAAGGAGGCAAAGGATTAGGCAAAGGCGGAGCAAAGCGGCACCGCAAAGTGCTTCGCGATAACATCCAGGGCATCACCAAGCCAGCTATCCGCCGCCTGGCTCGGCGTGGTGGGGTCAAGCGGATCTCGGGTCTGATCTACGAGGAAACCCGCGGGGTGTTGAAGGTTTTCCTGGAGAATGTGATCAGGGACGCGGTCACCTACACCGAGCACGCCAAGCGCAAGACGGTCACTGCCATGGATGTGGTGTACGCTCTGAAACGACAGGGCCGCACTCTCTACGGCTTCGGCGGCTAA